The window ATTACAGCAAGCTTTTAAGCATGAGATTTATTTAAAAAATGATCAGCGAGAGATTCTTTTGTATATACATGAACCTAGTTTTGTTCAAGTTCTTGTTATTTTGTTAGATAATGCAAAAAAATATAGTGATGATGATATTAAGGTAGAGTTAACAGAATGGGAAGAAAGTGTAAGCATTAAGGTGATGGATAAAGGGGTAGGAATACCATTTGAGGCCCAAGCACATGTCTTTGATCGATTATATCGTGTGGATAAAGCAAGAAGCCGAAAAACAGGAGGATCAGGTTTGGGGCTATCAATTGCAAAGCGAATAGTGGACCAACACAATGGTCATATCACCCTTGAAAGTGTTGAAGGTTGTGGGGCGACTTTTACTGTCACATTGCCAAAAAACGGGGGTGTAGTAACATGAAATTAAAAGTCTGTCTTATTGCGTTTATCATTTTAGGCTTATCTTATTCATTGTTTCTCATTTTTATTAAAGATAATCCTAGGACGATTTCACAAAAAGAAGCTGAAGAAATCGTTGCTAATTTTTACGGAGGAAAGGTAGTAAAGGCAAAGCTAGAACAAGAGAGTGGCAACTATCAACTGATGTTTGAAAATGAGAAAGGGGTTTATAAAGTTTCAGTTGATAGTGAAACGAAGAAAATCAGTAATATACGGCTTGTTGAACAAAAAGAAGACTTGGTTACACTTGAAGAAGCCAAAAAAAATATAGAGAAACAATTAGGTACCCAGGTTAATCAAATAAAAGAAGTGAAGAAAGAAGGGCAACCTTTCGTAGAGGCAACAGTTGAGAAAGATAATAAACATTATCGCATTGAATATGATTTAAAAGAGAAAACCATTGTATCGAATACCGAGGTAATGAGTAATGGAAGCAAACCACTAAATATATCAGAACAGAAAGCAAAAGATATTGCATTACAACAAATTCACGGTAAAATCACAGATTTATCCATTGTAAATAATCAAAATGGAAAGCACTATAAAGTGACAGTGGATGATTATTCAGAAGGTGCCTATGTATATGTTCAAGCACATACAGGAAAAGTATCATCCATTTCATGGTATACGGAACAACCAGACGATGCTGATGATAATAGTATGGATGAGGCCGATGACGATGATGAAAGTAATGACTAGGTACGAAATTATTTGTCCTTAAATGCATGTTCCTGTATAAGTCCACCATTTAATTCTTTCATGATTTAAGGTTTTGAGACGCAAAAAACATAGAAACCTCCTAAAGTACACTTAGGTGTACAAATGTGGCAGGATTGTGAATAACGCCGATAAATTTTGAATTAAGTCCGATATAATTTTAGTTAAGGGCGATAAATTTGCAGATAAAGGCGATAAATTTTTTGTTCAGGGCTATAAGTATAGCGTTCACCCGCCGCATCGTGGAACAACACAGTGAAAAAGAGAAGGAGTGACAGGCACCTAGGCGAACTGTCATTTTAAAGGGGTGAAGAGCTGGAAACTATCATAGAGCAGCTAGCTGAAATAAATAATGAATTAGGCAATCCCTTCCCATATAGTGATATTTATAAAGTGCTAGAAGATTTTAAAAATGAATTTTTGTCTTTATCAGAGGACGAGGACTTTCTAATTGGTGATTTTAATACTTATTGTATGAATATAGCTGGAACTCTAAGTTATGTTTTAGGAGGTAAAATAAATAAAATCCCACAAGGTCAAATTGAGATGCTGAAGGAGTCTTTTTTTGATTTTTATAAACAGTATAAGTTTTTGGAGGAGAAAGTTGAAAACTATAACGAATTTTTTCAGGAATATAAAAACTTTGAACGAGCACGAAGGTTGTTATTAACCTTGTTCTCAAATTAGGTGGGGATGTACATTTGAAATTTGAAAATACTATTAAAACAGAAGACGAATTACGAGCACTTATTGGTTTTCCAAGTGAATTAGCAAATAACAAAGCCATTACATATCTTGATAAAAATTGTGTAGAGTTTATATCGAAATCACCCTTTTTGGTTATATCAACTTCGGATGAATTCGGCTATTGTGATGTTTCGCCAAGAGGTGATCAGGCTGGATTTGTACATATTGTAAGTGAGAAACAGTTAGTGATACCTGAAAGGCCGGGAAATAAAAGAATCGATTCAATGCGGAATATCTTATCCAATCCAAGAATTGGCCTTCTCTTTTTGATTCCCGGGCTGGGTGAAACGTTGAGAGTGAATGGTAAAGCCACTTTGGTAAAAGATGATGAACTACTTCAGAAGATGGCGTTCAATGGAAAAAGGCCGCTTCTGGGCATCGGTGTTGAGGTAGAAGAATGTTTTATTCATTGTGCAAAAGCCTTTAAACGTTCGGGGGTATGGGAACCTAATTCGTGGACGGATAAAGCCTTGTTGCCATCGGCTGCTAAAGCAATATTTGAGCACGCTAAACTCCCTAATACAAGTCTA is drawn from Bacillus sp. FJAT-18017 and contains these coding sequences:
- a CDS encoding PepSY domain-containing protein; translation: MKLKVCLIAFIILGLSYSLFLIFIKDNPRTISQKEAEEIVANFYGGKVVKAKLEQESGNYQLMFENEKGVYKVSVDSETKKISNIRLVEQKEDLVTLEEAKKNIEKQLGTQVNQIKEVKKEGQPFVEATVEKDNKHYRIEYDLKEKTIVSNTEVMSNGSKPLNISEQKAKDIALQQIHGKITDLSIVNNQNGKHYKVTVDDYSEGAYVYVQAHTGKVSSISWYTEQPDDADDNSMDEADDDDESND
- a CDS encoding YxiJ family protein: MNNELGNPFPYSDIYKVLEDFKNEFLSLSEDEDFLIGDFNTYCMNIAGTLSYVLGGKINKIPQGQIEMLKESFFDFYKQYKFLEEKVENYNEFFQEYKNFERARRLLLTLFSN
- a CDS encoding pyridoxamine 5'-phosphate oxidase family protein → MKFENTIKTEDELRALIGFPSELANNKAITYLDKNCVEFISKSPFLVISTSDEFGYCDVSPRGDQAGFVHIVSEKQLVIPERPGNKRIDSMRNILSNPRIGLLFLIPGLGETLRVNGKATLVKDDELLQKMAFNGKRPLLGIGVEVEECFIHCAKAFKRSGVWEPNSWTDKALLPSAAKAIFEHAKLPNTSLESIQERLEEGYSKRLY